One window from the genome of Magnolia sinica isolate HGM2019 chromosome 4, MsV1, whole genome shotgun sequence encodes:
- the LOC131243997 gene encoding cold-responsive protein kinase 1-like isoform X2 → MVTVSCKGTLRDQTQVAIKSLSAESKQGTREFLTEIDMISNIKHPNLVQLIGCCIKGSNRMLVYEYLENNSLAKALFGQKSRRIHLDWPRRAAICIGTAHGLAFLHEEAEPHIVHRDIKASNVLLDKDLVPKIGDFGLAKLFPDNVTHISTRVAGTMGYLAPEYALLGQLTKKADIYSFGVLVLEIISGRSSTKAAWGEDLMVLVEWTWKMQEEDRLLEIVDPELVEYPETEVLRFIKVALFCTQAASFQRPSMKQVVEMLSKEIILDEKALTPPGVLKNMDRTSRGSSGSSQSTLVHKGKHSTGTGAFITSTNLHSSSLTITDMQPR, encoded by the exons ATGGTGACTGTGAGTTGTAAG GGAACATTAAGGGATCAAACACAAGTTGCCATTAAATCGCTATCTGCTGAATCAAAGCAAGGAACACGTGAGTTTTTGACTGAGATTGATATGATATCAAATATTAAACATCCAAATCTCGTTCAGCTTATTGGGTGCTGTATCAAGGGCAGCAATCGGATGTTGGTCTATGAATATCTGGAGAACAACAGTCTTGCAAAAGCATTATTCG GTCAAAAAAGTAGACGAATTCATCTGGATTGGCCTAGAAGAGCTGCTATCTGCATTGGCACAGCTCATGGGCTTGCATTTCTTCACGAGGAAGCTGAACCTCATATAGTCCATAGAGACATCAAGGCTAGTAATGTTCTTCTGGACAAAGATCTTGtccctaaaattggagattttgggCTAGCAAAACTTTTTCCAGATAATGTCACGCATATTAGTACACGAGTGGCAGGAACAAT GGGTTATTTGGCACCAGAGTATGCCTTGTTAGGGCAGTTAACGAAAAAGGCTGATATTTATAGTTTTGGGGTTCTTGTACTTGAAATTATTAGTGGCAGAAGTAGCACCAAGGCAGCATGGGGAGAGGATTTGATGGTTCTTGTGGAATGG ACATGGAAAATGCAAGAAGAAGATAGACTCTTAGAAATTGTGGATCCAGAACTGGTCGAGTACCCAGAGACGGAAGTGCTGCGCTTCATCAAAGTGGCACTCTTTTGCACTCAAGCAGCATCATTCCAGAGACCGTCCATGAAGCAGGTGGTGGAGATGCTTTCCAAAGAGATCATCCTTGATGAAAAGGCGCTAACCCCACCGGGTGTACTCAAGAACATGGACCGTACTTCTAGGGGTTCAAGTGGTAGTTCGCAGAGCACCCTGGTACACAAAGGCAAGCATTCTACAGGCACGGGTGCATTCATTACCTCAACCAATTTACACAGCTCTAGTCTAACCATTACAGACATGCAGCCTAGGTGA
- the LOC131243997 gene encoding putative serine/threonine-protein kinase isoform X1 codes for MGLCCFGSLDKRKEGHDQSGEISAANDVRLFSYNELRSATANFNHMNKIGGGGFGVVYKGTLRDQTQVAIKSLSAESKQGTREFLTEIDMISNIKHPNLVQLIGCCIKGSNRMLVYEYLENNSLAKALFGQKSRRIHLDWPRRAAICIGTAHGLAFLHEEAEPHIVHRDIKASNVLLDKDLVPKIGDFGLAKLFPDNVTHISTRVAGTMGYLAPEYALLGQLTKKADIYSFGVLVLEIISGRSSTKAAWGEDLMVLVEWTWKMQEEDRLLEIVDPELVEYPETEVLRFIKVALFCTQAASFQRPSMKQVVEMLSKEIILDEKALTPPGVLKNMDRTSRGSSGSSQSTLVHKGKHSTGTGAFITSTNLHSSSLTITDMQPR; via the exons ATGGGACTTTGCTGCTTTGGTAGCTTGGATAAAAGGAAGGAAGGTCATGACCAGTCAGGAG AGATCTCTGCTGCGAATGACGTGAGGCTCTTTTCCTATAATGAACTGAGGTCTGCAACAGcgaacttcaatcatatgaacaAAATAGGTGGAGGAGGCTTCGGAGTAGTCTATAAG GGAACATTAAGGGATCAAACACAAGTTGCCATTAAATCGCTATCTGCTGAATCAAAGCAAGGAACACGTGAGTTTTTGACTGAGATTGATATGATATCAAATATTAAACATCCAAATCTCGTTCAGCTTATTGGGTGCTGTATCAAGGGCAGCAATCGGATGTTGGTCTATGAATATCTGGAGAACAACAGTCTTGCAAAAGCATTATTCG GTCAAAAAAGTAGACGAATTCATCTGGATTGGCCTAGAAGAGCTGCTATCTGCATTGGCACAGCTCATGGGCTTGCATTTCTTCACGAGGAAGCTGAACCTCATATAGTCCATAGAGACATCAAGGCTAGTAATGTTCTTCTGGACAAAGATCTTGtccctaaaattggagattttgggCTAGCAAAACTTTTTCCAGATAATGTCACGCATATTAGTACACGAGTGGCAGGAACAAT GGGTTATTTGGCACCAGAGTATGCCTTGTTAGGGCAGTTAACGAAAAAGGCTGATATTTATAGTTTTGGGGTTCTTGTACTTGAAATTATTAGTGGCAGAAGTAGCACCAAGGCAGCATGGGGAGAGGATTTGATGGTTCTTGTGGAATGG ACATGGAAAATGCAAGAAGAAGATAGACTCTTAGAAATTGTGGATCCAGAACTGGTCGAGTACCCAGAGACGGAAGTGCTGCGCTTCATCAAAGTGGCACTCTTTTGCACTCAAGCAGCATCATTCCAGAGACCGTCCATGAAGCAGGTGGTGGAGATGCTTTCCAAAGAGATCATCCTTGATGAAAAGGCGCTAACCCCACCGGGTGTACTCAAGAACATGGACCGTACTTCTAGGGGTTCAAGTGGTAGTTCGCAGAGCACCCTGGTACACAAAGGCAAGCATTCTACAGGCACGGGTGCATTCATTACCTCAACCAATTTACACAGCTCTAGTCTAACCATTACAGACATGCAGCCTAGGTGA